ACAGTATACGGAAGCATCAATGCAAGAAATTCTCCCATTTCCATTCCGGATTTAGAATACAGATAAAGATTTTGGGGATTTCCAATTGGGGTAAACATACTTCCAAGGTTCGCTGCTATTGTCTGTAACACAACCACCAAAATAATGCTCTCCCTCCGGTCAGACATCTCTAATACCTGAATTGCAAATGGCACAAATGTGATAAGCGCCACATCATTGGTAATCAGCATACTGGATATAAAACATAAAAAAACAAGTATCAACTCCAACTGGTGACTGTTTTTTACTTTTGTAAGTAATCTATCGGCTGCCTGCCGAAATATGCCGAGACGATTTGCGCCTGCCATCACTGCCATCAGGCAAAACAAAAGCCCAAGCGTATGAAAATCAATATAGCTTAAATATGCACTATCCGGCGGAACCGCAAGCGCAGATATAAGTGCAAGCACCCATGCAATAATCAATACAATATTCATTCTTTTCCTCTTTCCGTTCTTTTCTACAAATATTCCCCTAACCGCTCTTTTACGCTCGCTTCAATCTCTTTCATGATATCCAGACATTTTTCTTTATTCATTCCTGCTGCTATGCCTACTGCAAGAATTTCTTTTTCTCCCGGATTGCGGCCATTTCCATCCACTGCTGTCGTATGCTCCCCATAATACGTATTACTATAAGTAAGATCATAAGCAGGACTCAAACGCCAGCTATCATTTTCTTCATCATAAAGAAATGCAAAATTCTTCGAATGATCATCCCTGTTATGCGCAAATACATTAAAACACATTCGGCGAAACATATTTTCTAAATCCATCTCATTATTATTCGTCAATATTTTTGTCAACTTCATAAGGCCATGATAATCCATACTTGGCTGTTCAAAATCCAACTCCAAAAGTGCCGCAGCTGTAAGCATATGAATCTTTTTTTCTCCTCTTGTATCCACTGCCCTGTCAAAACGTTTCGTTCCAAAATATCCTTCACATTTTTCAGATGGAAATAATCTGGTCTCACTCATAATAATTCCACACTGTCTTGCGCAGCAAGAATAATCATACTCCATCTTTCCTGCATTTTCACCATCTACATGAGCAGGAAATTTAATAATCCATTGCTCTTCACCTATTGATGTCATAATCTTCGGTCTGGCTCCGCCACTTGTACCTCCTAACTGATAGAGTTCATCCAGATTATCCGAATATTCTGTATTTAATATTTTCTGACACTGTGCTGCCAATTCATCCAAATCTAAGTTATCCCTTTGTTTTGGAAACTCTCTTGCCGGCTGATACGTAAGTGCTCCCATTCCCGACCTTCCAACAATTGCCAAACGATCTAATACTGTCAAATTATCTGGATTTTGTTTATGCGAACGTAATAATCGGTTCAGCAGCAAGTTTCCCCAGCCATCCGGAAGACTATCCGCAAATACTCCAAAAAGTCCCTGAAAATAATCTTTTGTCGGAATAAACACCTGGTCTTTTAATGGAAGAGAAAAGGGGCTGATTGAAAATCCTTTTTCAATCCAACTTTTACTATACTGAAACGCAATTTTACGACCGGCTGTCATCGCCAGCGTCCCGACCAATCGTTCATTATAATATACTTGTAACGAATTATCTCGTTTCATTAATAACCTCCTGAATATCCTTATATGGTACATTTGTGAATATATCTCTAAGCTCACCAGCAATATCCAAAGCCATTGCAATCTTCGTCAGTGAGAGTAAGGATATCTTTCCTGTCATTTCAAATCTCTTGATCGAACCATAACTCACTCCACTCATAGAAGCCAGTTTTTCCTGTGAAATAGAACGCCTTTTTCTGATGTTGCGCACTCGCCGTGCAAGTTTCTGATCCAGTTCTTCTGCTGTTTCCCATACAAGCTGTCGCATTTCTTCACCTCTTTCTCTGATAATATATTATCTATTTTTTGTGATTTTCTGCTATTTTAGATAATATATTATCTATTTTTATTTTATCACATATTTCTTGTAATAACAATGATTTAACCATAAAACGATTACCTGTATCATTATAAAGAATGGCTTGTAATAGTGCTCTATAATATTAAAAAAGACGGTAAATATGAACTGTCCTTTTAGCTGAAATCTCTTTTCCCTTTTCAGCAGGTACACTTCTAATGTCTACTTTTCCATTCCTTGATTCTAAAAATGGGCAATCCCCCTTGGGACTGCCCATTTAATCACATTTTATTAATACAATTTCGCACCTGCCGGAATTCTATCATC
The DNA window shown above is from Blautia hansenii DSM 20583 and carries:
- a CDS encoding type II toxin-antitoxin system HipA family toxin — translated: MKRDNSLQVYYNERLVGTLAMTAGRKIAFQYSKSWIEKGFSISPFSLPLKDQVFIPTKDYFQGLFGVFADSLPDGWGNLLLNRLLRSHKQNPDNLTVLDRLAIVGRSGMGALTYQPAREFPKQRDNLDLDELAAQCQKILNTEYSDNLDELYQLGGTSGGARPKIMTSIGEEQWIIKFPAHVDGENAGKMEYDYSCCARQCGIIMSETRLFPSEKCEGYFGTKRFDRAVDTRGEKKIHMLTAAALLELDFEQPSMDYHGLMKLTKILTNNNEMDLENMFRRMCFNVFAHNRDDHSKNFAFLYDEENDSWRLSPAYDLTYSNTYYGEHTTAVDGNGRNPGEKEILAVGIAAGMNKEKCLDIMKEIEASVKERLGEYL
- a CDS encoding helix-turn-helix domain-containing protein; its protein translation is MRQLVWETAEELDQKLARRVRNIRKRRSISQEKLASMSGVSYGSIKRFEMTGKISLLSLTKIAMALDIAGELRDIFTNVPYKDIQEVINETR